In Planctomonas sp. JC2975, the genomic stretch TTGTCCGCGAGGTGCTGGGTGGGCGTCTGGTTGAAGACCCAGAGCAGCAGGGCTGCGATGATCACGGCGATGCTGAGCACGCCAGCCCAGATCCAGAGCACCGGTGGGCGACTCTGGGTGCGTACGACCTGATCGTCGTCGGCCAACTGGCGGAGTGCGGCCTCCGTCGGGGTGGGGCTGGTGGCGGACTCGCCGAACAGTGCGGCGTTGAACGCGTCGCGCTTCTTGTGGACCGGTACCTGCCCGGACGCGGCGAGCTCGAGGTCGTCCCGGAACTCGGCGGCGGTCTGGTAGCGCTGATAGCGATCCTTCGCCAAGGCGCGCAGCACGACCGTGTCGAATGCGGGCGAGACGCGCGGGTTCAGGCTGCTCGGCTTGACCGGCTGCTCGCTGACGTGCTGATAGGCGACCGCGACGGCGGTGTCGCCGCGGAAAGGCGGGCGTCCGGTCAGCATCTCGAACAGCACGACACCCGTCGAGTACAGGTCTGTGCGGGCGTCGACCGTCTCGCCCTTCGCCTGCTCCGGCGAGAAGTAGCTGGCGGTGCCGAGGATGGCCGTCGTCTGCGCCACAGTGGCCGAGGAGTCGCTGATGGCGCGGGCGATACCGAAGTCCATCACCTTCACTTGGCCGGCGCGGGTGACCATGATGTTGCCTGGCTTGATGTCGCGGTGCACGACGCCTGCTCGGTGCGAGTACTCGAGAGCGGTCAGCAGGCCGGAAGCGATGCGCGCCGCCTCAGCCGGCTCGATGGGGCCGTTGCGCAGGATGTCGCGCAGCAGCACGCCGTCGACGTACTCCATGACGATGAAGGGTGCCTGCACCTCGTTGCCATGCGCATCGCGCACGGTCTCCTCGCCGGCGTCGAAGACGCGGACGATGGTCGGATGCGCCATGCGCGCCGCGGCCTGCGCTTCCTGGCGGAAACGGGTGCGGAAGGCCGGATCGGTGGCGAGTGACGGCTTCAGCAGTTTGATGGCGACGGTACGCCCCAGGCGGATGTCGACACCCTTGTGCACGTCGGCCATCCCACCGCGCCCGATGAGCTCGCCCACGCGATATCGCCCCGCAAGCATGCGGGGTTCATCCGTGGTGGGGTAGTCGACGTCAGGCAACACTGCGAACAGTGTAGTGGGGCCAAGTTGAGAGTTCGGTACACCTCGTCGGGAGGGACGGGATCACCGTTCTGACCGTGTCACGGAGCCGGTGTAGCTGTCGATGCCGAGCCCTGAGCCGTGACGGTGATCGTCGGCGACTGACCCGATTCGACGGATGCGCCGCAGAAGATCGTGTACGAGACGGTGTGG encodes the following:
- the pknB gene encoding Stk1 family PASTA domain-containing Ser/Thr kinase; translated protein: MLPDVDYPTTDEPRMLAGRYRVGELIGRGGMADVHKGVDIRLGRTVAIKLLKPSLATDPAFRTRFRQEAQAAARMAHPTIVRVFDAGEETVRDAHGNEVQAPFIVMEYVDGVLLRDILRNGPIEPAEAARIASGLLTALEYSHRAGVVHRDIKPGNIMVTRAGQVKVMDFGIARAISDSSATVAQTTAILGTASYFSPEQAKGETVDARTDLYSTGVVLFEMLTGRPPFRGDTAVAVAYQHVSEQPVKPSSLNPRVSPAFDTVVLRALAKDRYQRYQTAAEFRDDLELAASGQVPVHKKRDAFNAALFGESATSPTPTEAALRQLADDDQVVRTQSRPPVLWIWAGVLSIAVIIAALLLWVFNQTPTQHLADNAAKVPVVAGMTVDQATKALGDVKLKSTFTDESSNSVPKDKVIRSNPAAGVIATKGDTITVYVSSGTKAVQVPDVAGKSVDEAQNTLKQAGFVMGQIDQQDSPTVPANVVISTNPASGATAHEGDTINFVVSNGQVTLPDLTGQSVQQATTTLQDPKLGLIPDPEADPTCKTVTGAPVNHQDQAPGPVAQGSTIKFTYCTG